In uncultured Bacteroides sp., one genomic interval encodes:
- a CDS encoding 1-acyl-sn-glycerol-3-phosphate acyltransferase, which translates to MANDSVFLIDIDNVLRSKAPGKFKYIPQFIISYLKRIVHQEELNEFMISVKDRIGVDFLESSMDFLDAKVDVKGVENLPEEGFCTFVSNHPLGGLDGVAVGYVLGKHYNGKIKYLVNDLLMNLHNLAPLCIPVNKTGSQARHFPAMVEAGFASDNHMIMFPAGMCSRRRNGVIADLPWTKTFIVKSVQMQRDVVPMYFEGRNSDFFYNLSNIRKSLGVKVNIEMLYLADEMFKNRHKTFTLIIGKPIPWQTFDKSKSPAEWADYVREIVYKLNTLKEKNTK; encoded by the coding sequence GCTCCGCTCAAAAGCGCCGGGTAAATTTAAGTATATCCCGCAGTTTATCATTTCATACTTGAAAAGAATTGTTCATCAGGAAGAGCTGAATGAATTTATGATAAGTGTGAAGGATAGGATAGGAGTAGATTTTCTGGAATCATCTATGGACTTTCTGGATGCAAAAGTTGATGTAAAAGGCGTTGAGAATCTTCCGGAAGAAGGTTTTTGTACTTTTGTATCCAATCATCCTTTGGGTGGATTAGATGGCGTTGCTGTTGGCTATGTATTGGGTAAGCACTATAACGGTAAAATTAAGTACCTGGTTAATGATCTTTTAATGAATCTTCATAATCTGGCACCGCTTTGTATTCCGGTAAACAAAACCGGTTCACAGGCAAGGCATTTTCCGGCAATGGTAGAGGCTGGCTTTGCATCCGATAATCATATGATAATGTTTCCTGCAGGGATGTGTTCGCGCAGACGTAATGGAGTAATTGCCGATCTTCCCTGGACAAAGACATTTATTGTAAAGAGTGTACAAATGCAGCGTGATGTAGTTCCGATGTATTTTGAAGGACGGAATTCTGACTTTTTTTACAACCTGTCCAACATAAGGAAGAGCCTTGGAGTAAAAGTAAATATTGAAATGCTTTATCTGGCAGATGAGATGTTTAAGAACAGACATAAAACATTTACCCTGATAATAGGAAAACCTATTCCCTGGCAAACTTTTGATAAATCAAAATCTCCGGCAGAATGGGCAGACTATGTAAGGGAGATTGTTTATAAGCTTAATACACTAAAAGAAAAAAACACAAAATAA
- a CDS encoding GNAT family N-acetyltransferase, whose translation MEDIIKPISKEVLKAELTDDKRLRMTNKSNNYIYIVTHQDSPNVMLEIGRLREIAFRAAGGGSGLSVDIDEYDTMENPYKQLIVWNPEAEEILGGYRYILGTDVNFDEKGHPILATSHMFDFSEKFIKEYLPTTIELGRSFVTLEYQSTRAGAKGLFALDNLWDGLGALTVIMPTVKYFFGKVTMYPSFHRHGRDMILYFLRKHFGDKENLITPMKPLELEADESELARLFDKDAFKEDYKVLNAEVRKLGYNIPPLVNAYMGLSPTMKMFGTAINYGFGDVEETGILIAVDEILEDKRVRHIDSFAKENPQSCLITSGANNIIFKAD comes from the coding sequence ATGGAAGATATAATAAAGCCTATCAGCAAAGAAGTTTTGAAGGCAGAACTTACAGATGATAAACGCTTACGAATGACCAATAAAAGTAACAATTATATTTATATTGTTACGCATCAGGACTCTCCAAATGTAATGCTTGAAATTGGGCGTTTAAGAGAGATAGCCTTCCGAGCTGCCGGTGGAGGTTCAGGCCTTTCGGTAGATATCGATGAGTATGATACGATGGAGAATCCGTATAAGCAATTGATTGTATGGAACCCTGAAGCCGAAGAGATACTTGGAGGTTATCGTTATATACTTGGTACAGATGTCAATTTTGACGAGAAAGGACATCCGATATTGGCAACATCTCATATGTTTGACTTTTCCGAGAAGTTCATTAAAGAATATCTTCCCACTACAATAGAACTGGGACGATCTTTCGTAACACTCGAATATCAGTCTACAAGGGCAGGGGCAAAGGGGCTGTTTGCTCTGGATAATTTATGGGATGGTCTTGGAGCCTTAACTGTAATAATGCCAACAGTGAAATATTTCTTTGGTAAAGTTACAATGTATCCAAGTTTTCATCGCCATGGCAGAGATATGATTCTCTATTTCTTAAGAAAACATTTTGGTGATAAAGAAAACCTCATTACTCCGATGAAACCGTTGGAACTGGAAGCTGATGAGTCTGAACTTGCAAGGCTTTTTGATAAGGATGCCTTTAAGGAAGATTACAAGGTTCTGAATGCAGAAGTTCGTAAGCTTGGCTATAACATTCCTCCTTTGGTAAATGCATACATGGGACTCTCTCCCACAATGAAAATGTTTGGAACAGCTATAAACTATGGCTTTGGAGATGTAGAGGAAACCGGTATCCTGATTGCTGTAGATGAGATCCTTGAAGATAAACGAGTTCGCCATATTGACTCTTTTGCTAAAGAAAATCCTCAATCGTGTCTGATAACATCTGGCGCCAATAATATTATTTTTAAAGCCGACTAG
- a CDS encoding KUP/HAK/KT family potassium transporter, which produces MKHQHKVPFGMMGIFLAIGIVYGDIGTSPLYVMKAIVNGLPDGLRASPDYIIGAISCIIWTLTLQTTIKYVVVTLRADNKGEGGILSLFALIRKKYRWAYVFAMIGAATLLADGIITPAITVISSVEGLNALVPSIPIIPVTLAIILALFLIQPLGTARLGKPFGRIMFLWFSMIGILGLLAYFQYPLIIKAFNPIYAVKVLIEAPDAFIILGAVFLCTTGAEALYSDLGHCGLHNIRVSWVYVKLTLILNYLGQGAWIITHPDKIVTDVNPFFAIMPGWFSFIGVIMATLAAIIASQALISGSFTIISEAISLDLWPNIKIKYPTEVKGQMFIPQVNYSLMILCTLIVIAFGSSSNMEAAYGLSITITMLMTTFLLFIYFQLKEVSLFLSIPLTAFFVSLEGSFFIANMFKFAHGGWATILIAGCIFAIMYVWYNGRRIKNHCSTYESIAPTIECLQEITEDESIPKFATHLVYVTRAKYPDEMESKIVYSLINKQPKRADTYWFVYLHRSDEPYHFKYTVKTFVPQKMFRLDIYSGFKQGVHMDKFVHLICKEMEETGQVDLLSRYPSLRERNIEGDFRFVVVERIARNLQLSAIKKTLLLLYYLIKKYSTSDTQILDLDPSVVTLEYVPLKSTPPLEKKG; this is translated from the coding sequence ATGAAACATCAACACAAAGTGCCCTTCGGAATGATGGGTATATTCTTAGCCATCGGAATTGTGTATGGAGATATAGGAACATCTCCTTTGTACGTAATGAAAGCTATTGTAAATGGCTTACCCGATGGATTGCGTGCAAGTCCGGATTATATTATTGGAGCAATTTCTTGTATAATATGGACATTGACTTTACAAACAACCATCAAATATGTGGTTGTAACCCTTAGGGCAGATAACAAAGGTGAAGGAGGTATTCTTTCTTTGTTTGCCTTAATCCGAAAAAAATATCGATGGGCATACGTCTTTGCTATGATTGGAGCAGCCACACTGCTGGCCGATGGAATTATTACTCCTGCCATTACGGTAATATCTTCTGTAGAAGGTTTAAATGCACTGGTTCCTTCAATACCCATAATACCTGTAACCCTGGCTATAATTCTGGCACTTTTCCTCATTCAACCATTGGGTACAGCCCGTTTAGGAAAACCATTTGGACGGATTATGTTTTTATGGTTTTCAATGATTGGAATTCTGGGTCTTTTAGCTTATTTCCAGTATCCTCTTATTATTAAAGCCTTTAATCCGATATATGCAGTTAAGGTATTGATAGAAGCACCAGATGCATTTATCATATTGGGCGCTGTTTTTCTTTGTACTACGGGAGCCGAAGCTCTTTATTCCGACCTTGGTCACTGTGGGTTGCACAACATCCGTGTATCCTGGGTTTATGTAAAACTAACCCTGATACTAAACTATCTTGGACAAGGTGCATGGATTATCACTCATCCTGATAAAATTGTAACAGATGTTAACCCATTCTTTGCTATTATGCCCGGCTGGTTTTCATTCATCGGTGTTATAATGGCCACATTGGCTGCAATCATTGCCAGCCAGGCGTTAATAAGTGGCTCCTTTACAATTATCAGTGAAGCAATATCACTGGATTTGTGGCCAAATATCAAAATTAAATATCCAACAGAAGTAAAAGGACAAATGTTCATACCTCAGGTGAACTATTCATTGATGATATTGTGTACGCTGATAGTAATAGCATTTGGTTCATCTTCAAATATGGAAGCAGCTTACGGGCTCTCCATTACCATTACGATGTTAATGACAACATTCTTGCTTTTTATTTATTTCCAGCTAAAAGAAGTCTCGTTGTTTTTGAGTATTCCTTTAACCGCTTTCTTCGTTTCACTCGAAGGTAGTTTCTTTATAGCCAATATGTTTAAGTTTGCTCATGGAGGTTGGGCAACAATACTTATTGCCGGATGTATATTTGCTATTATGTATGTGTGGTATAATGGCCGCCGTATCAAGAATCACTGTTCAACATACGAGTCTATTGCACCTACAATAGAGTGTCTTCAAGAGATTACCGAAGATGAATCCATACCTAAATTTGCTACTCACCTTGTATACGTTACCCGGGCTAAATATCCCGATGAAATGGAAAGTAAAATAGTCTATTCTCTTATTAATAAACAGCCTAAACGGGCCGATACATATTGGTTCGTATATCTTCACCGTAGTGATGAGCCATATCATTTTAAATATACCGTGAAAACTTTTGTACCTCAAAAGATGTTCCGGTTAGATATTTATTCGGGATTCAAACAAGGAGTTCACATGGATAAGTTTGTTCACCTTATCTGTAAAGAAATGGAAGAAACCGGTCAGGTTGATTTGCTAAGCCGATATCCTTCTTTGCGGGAAAGGAATATCGAAGGTGATTTCAGGTTTGTTGTGGTTGAACGAATAGCACGTAATCTGCAGTTATCGGCAATCAAGAAAACACTTTTATTGCTCTATTACTTAATTAAGAAGTATTCTACATCCGATACTCAGATTCTGGATTTAGATCCATCTGTAGTAACATTAGAATATGTTCCATTAAAGAGTACACCACCTCTGGAAAAAAAAGGATAA
- a CDS encoding deoxyguanosinetriphosphate triphosphohydrolase, with translation MNWRDLISAKRFGMEEFHKHREENRSEFQRDYDRLVFSAPFRRLQNKTQVFPLPGSIFVHNRLTHSLEVSCVGRSLGNDVAKGLLSKHPDLHDSYISEIGAIVSAACMAHDLGNPPFGHSGEKAISTYFSEGNGIKLKEKLEPNEWEDIIHFEGNANAFRLLTHQFEGRRKGGFAMTYSTLASIVKYPFSSSLAGNKSKFGFFITEEDDFKRIATELGIICLNENPLKFARHPLVYLVEAADDICYQMMDIEDAHKLKILTTEETKGLLMGYFGEDRLIRMNETMKIVSDTNEQIAYLRSSVIGLLIKECTRVFLENEDSILAGTFNGSLIKHISEKPKEAYEHCEAVSFKKIYRSGDVLDIELAGFNVISTLIELFIAAVTSPEKAYSQLLINRMSSQYNVNAPTLYGKIQAVLDYISGMTDVYALDLYRKIKGNSLPAV, from the coding sequence ATGAATTGGAGAGATTTGATTTCGGCTAAGCGTTTTGGGATGGAAGAGTTTCACAAACATCGGGAAGAAAACCGTTCTGAGTTTCAGCGGGATTATGACCGGCTGGTTTTTTCGGCTCCTTTCCGTCGTCTGCAAAACAAAACACAGGTTTTCCCTCTTCCGGGTAGTATCTTTGTTCATAACAGACTGACACATAGTTTGGAAGTTTCATGTGTAGGGCGCTCATTGGGTAACGATGTAGCGAAAGGACTTCTTTCTAAACACCCCGATCTTCATGATTCTTATATATCTGAGATTGGTGCTATTGTTTCTGCAGCCTGCATGGCACATGATCTTGGGAATCCTCCTTTCGGGCACTCTGGAGAAAAGGCCATTTCAACGTATTTCTCCGAAGGAAACGGCATAAAACTAAAGGAGAAATTAGAACCAAATGAATGGGAAGACATTATTCATTTTGAAGGAAATGCAAATGCTTTCCGACTTCTGACTCACCAATTTGAAGGAAGGCGAAAAGGTGGCTTTGCTATGACCTATTCAACCCTTGCTTCAATAGTAAAATATCCGTTTTCATCGAGTCTGGCAGGAAATAAATCTAAATTTGGCTTTTTTATTACCGAAGAAGACGATTTTAAACGAATAGCAACCGAGCTTGGCATTATTTGCCTGAATGAGAATCCGCTTAAGTTTGCCCGACATCCGTTAGTATATCTTGTTGAAGCCGCAGACGATATCTGCTATCAGATGATGGATATTGAGGATGCACATAAATTAAAGATTCTGACTACCGAAGAGACTAAAGGACTGCTTATGGGATACTTCGGGGAAGATCGCCTGATTCGTATGAATGAGACAATGAAAATTGTCAGCGATACGAATGAGCAGATTGCATATCTCCGTTCATCTGTAATTGGTTTGCTTATAAAGGAATGCACCCGTGTATTTCTTGAAAACGAAGATTCAATATTGGCCGGAACTTTCAATGGCAGCCTGATAAAGCATATATCTGAAAAGCCTAAAGAGGCTTACGAACATTGTGAAGCTGTTTCTTTTAAAAAGATCTATCGTTCGGGAGATGTACTTGATATTGAACTTGCTGGGTTCAACGTTATCAGCACATTGATTGAATTATTTATTGCTGCGGTTACTTCGCCTGAAAAAGCTTATTCACAGCTATTGATAAACAGGATGTCGAGCCAGTATAATGTAAATGCTCCTACTCTATACGGGAAAATACAAGCGGTACTGGATTACATTTCGGGCATGACTGATGTTTATGCGCTTGATCTTTACCGGAAAATAAAAGGAAATAGTCTGCCTGCGGTATAA
- the dut gene encoding dUTP diphosphatase yields MKVQIINKSKHQLPAYETELSAGMDIRANIDEPITLKPLARCLVPTGLFIALPEGFEAQIRPRSGLAIKKGVTVLNTPGTIDADYRGEICIILVNLSADDFVIQDGERVAQMIIARHEQPQWEQVEVLSETERGAGGFGHTGKK; encoded by the coding sequence ATGAAAGTACAAATTATAAATAAGTCGAAGCATCAGCTTCCGGCATACGAGACCGAATTATCAGCAGGAATGGATATTCGTGCCAATATTGATGAACCAATCACGTTAAAACCTTTAGCAAGATGTCTTGTCCCAACCGGACTTTTCATTGCTTTGCCCGAAGGTTTCGAAGCCCAGATTCGTCCACGCAGCGGATTGGCCATAAAGAAGGGGGTTACAGTTCTCAATACTCCGGGAACCATCGATGCTGATTATCGTGGCGAAATTTGTATTATCCTGGTGAACTTGTCGGCCGATGATTTTGTCATTCAAGATGGTGAACGTGTGGCTCAAATGATCATTGCACGCCATGAACAACCGCAATGGGAACAAGTTGAAGTTTTGAGTGAAACAGAACGTGGAGCAGGTGGTTTTGGTCATACCGGTAAAAAGTAG